The Solea senegalensis isolate Sse05_10M unplaced genomic scaffold, IFAPA_SoseM_1 scf7180000014884, whole genome shotgun sequence genome includes the window CCGACCTGATGTCCATGAGGGTGGGCGATCCCCTCAAGCCCATCTCTTTCCAGGCCTTCCGGAAATACTTGACCAGATCCTTGGCCTCGCCGCGGCCAAGGGCGGAGAAAAAGTAATGGTTTGTGGGGACCGCCCGCTGTCGGAAGCGGAGCCACTCGGTGCACCACCCATATTCTTCACTTGTTAGATAAATCTGCGCCATGCCAAATTTTCTAACAGTTTTGTGCTCCATcacctgcaggagacaaagtatgacaccgccaatttgtaagtgtggtacatgaacaaaaattgacGTCTAAGTGTTGGGAAAAGTTTGGGAATGAGAATAAAATGATACTTACATTCACCAGGTAGCCCGCCCTTTCGTCTCCCACGGCGTCCTTGACctcttttactttaattttcGTGAGCACTCCTGACCTGTGGCCATATATACACAAAAGGTAGGCCGCCAGGTAGCCAAAGAACCTGTAGCGGGTCCTGGGGTCTCTGGCTGGCGCCtttctcatgtcctctgtaattagagtaagagagagaagagaacccTTGGACATGCACACTTAAAGCTTTTAGGctctgacaaaaagtgtgtgagagagaaagagagagagaggcaatacaGACTCACTAAGCAATTCAGGCATTTTCGCCCTGGCCAAGGCCTGACACTGGGCCAGgtcctccttggacaccagccgCTGCTGCTTGTCCTGTTTAACAAGCGACTGGTGTCCAAGGAGTTTCCTCCCAATGTCTCTGTAAACCTTTCGCAACTCCCTCACGAGGACATTGACCTGGGAACTTTTCAGGCGGGAGTACTTTGGCAGTGTGTCCCTCAGGTGTTCGAGGAACGAGATGGCCTGGCCCACATACAGCGCAACTGTCGTTGGGGCCAGGCCAACATTGCGCAGGAGAGCAGGGTAACTGTAGAAAGAAgaccagtctggatttagtttcagtcacatctttccaatacttcatcatcatcatcatcatcaaacccTAAGCAAAAGACTTGCAAAGAAGGAACATGCTTATCCTCCATGCATTCACTACTTACAACTTCAGGAGGGGGAcgttgaacaaaaatgtccagtccCAAAGCGTCAGGGAAGGGCAGCCGAGGCAAAGATATTTTACAAAGACCTTGGCCCGGCTGACCTTCGTCTGAGCATTCTCCCTCATTTTTTTCGTTCCCTCGGGGCAGTATGTAAATTGAGCATACTCCTCCATGTATGCATctgaaatgatgaaacacacatgacgatgaatgtagcgagaaaacactcaacacacacctgcacacatacacaatgtgttaaCTCTTACTCATGGAGGTGCCAAACTCAATGGCCCGAATTAACGAGCCCCTGCTTCGGCCAGAGAAATATGGCCGCATAGCACGGAACAGTTTATGTTGTTCACGTGTCCAACGtgactgctcactctcctggaaaagcaaaacaaaacatcaataacacctctaccacatgaccacatgtgctCAATGATTCTACACTAACCTCCTCATAGGCTGTGTccgtctcctcttcctcttcctcctcctgcctcttcttcttcttcttctgtcggGAGTTGAATTAAGTTAAGTACTTTGGACTtgggcaaaatgataatgataatgacaatgaat containing:
- the LOC122761675 gene encoding uncharacterized protein LOC122761675 codes for the protein MRPYFSGRSRGSLIRAIEFGTSMNAYMEEYAQFTYCPEGTKKMRENAQTKVSRAKVFVKYLCLGCPSLTLWDWTFLFNVPLLKFYPALLRNVGLAPTTVALYVGQAISFLEHLRDTLPKYSRLKSSQVNVLVRELRKVYRDIGRKLLGHQSLVKQDKQQRLVSKEDLAQCQALARAKMPELLKDMRKAPARDPRTRYRFFGYLAAYLLCIYGHRSGVLTKIKVKEVKDAVGDERAGYLVNVMEHKTVRKFGMAQIYLTSEEYGWCTEWLRFRQRAVPTNHYFFSALGRGEAKDLVKYFRKAWKEMGLRGSPTLMDIRSAVATYNFESNDSEVRQHVATFMCRDVRTQERF